The sequence GCGCCAACAACGCGTTCCCGCAGTCGTTGACAGTGGACCTGGGGGCCGACCGATCGGTGTCCCGCGTCGTGCTGAAGCTCCCACCGTCATCGGCCTGGCAGACGCGTACCCAGACGCTGGCGGTGCTCGGCTCCACGAACGGCTCGACGTTCACCACGCTGAAGGGGTCCGCCGGCTACAGCTTCAACCCGGCCAGCGGCAACACGGTCACCGTGACCTTCACGGCGACCACCCAGCGGTACCTGCGGCTGACCGTCACCGGCAACAGCGGCTGGCCAGCCGGCCAGCTCAGCGAGTTCGAGGTCTACTCCAGCTAGCCCCCACCTGTCGCGGATCGACGGGCGTACCCCTGCACCCGTCGCCGGGCAACGCACCCACACCCACCCCCGAAAGAGGTGTAGCGACCCCATGTCCAGGACCGGCACCAGACGAGGCACGCCGCCAACCGGCGCGCCCACCACCGTCCCCCGTACCGCCCGAAGCGGCCACCGACGACTCCTCGCCGGCGCGCTCGCCGGGATGCTCCTCGCCACCGCCCCGGTCGTCACCCCCATGGCGAGCGCGGCACCGGCGGCCGACAGGTCCGCGGCCGCCGCCCGGGTGGCCATGCTCGCCGGGCTCTCCGCCACCATGACCGCCAGCAGCTACAACCAGAACTACGTGGCGGGCAACGCCAACGACGGCAACGCGTCGACCTACTGGGAGAGCGCCAACAACGCGTTCCCGCAATGGATCCAGGCGGACCTGGGCGCCACTGTCAGCGTGGACCGGGTGGTGCTCAAGCTGCCGCCCGCGGCGGACTGGCAGACCCGTACCCAGACGCTGTCGATTCTGGGTTCGACCAACGGCTCGTCCTTCACCACACTGAAGGCGTCCGCCGGCTACACCTTCAACCCGAGCAGCGGCAACACCGCGACCGTCAGCTTCACCGCCGCCAGCACCCGCTACGTACGCGTACAGGTCACCGGCAACACCGGCTGGCCGGCCGCCCAGCTCTCCGAGGTCGAGGTGTACGGCGCCACCGGCAGCACCGACACCCAGGCACCCAGCGTCCCGGGCAACCTGGCCTACACCCAGCCGGCCAGCGGGCAGATCCGGCTCGCCTGGTCGGCGTCCACCGACAACGTCGGGGTGACCGGCTACGACGTCTACGCCAACGGCGCGCTGCGCGGCAGCGTCAACGGCTCGACGCTCACCTACACCGACAGCCAGGCGGACAGCGCCACGGTGTCGTACCAGGTGCGGGCCAAGGACGCGGCCGGCAACCAGTCGGCGAACAGCAACACAGTGACCCGCACCGGCACCGGCAACCCGCCCACCGGTTCCAACCTGGCGATCGGCAAGCCGATCACCGCCTCCGGGTTCGTGCACACGTTCGTGGCCACCAACGCCAACGACAACAACGTGGCCACCTACTGGGAGGGCAACGGCAACCCCAGCACGCTGACAGTGCAGCTCGGCGCGAACGCCAGCCTCAGCCAGGTCGTCCTGAAGCTCAACCCGGACTCGGCGTGGGGCACCCGTACCCAGAACATCACGGTGCTCGGCCGGGACCAGGGCTCGTCGAGCTTCACCACACTGGTCGGCGCGGCGAACTACACCTTCAACCCGGGCAGCGGCAACACGGTGACCATCCCGGTCTCCGGCGCGGCGGCCGACGTACGGCTCTCGATCGCCTCGAACACCGGCGCTCCCGCCGGTCAGGTGGCCGAGTTCCAGGTCTTCGGCACCCCGGCGCCGAACCCGGACCTGACAGTGACCGGCATGTCGTTCAGCCCGTCCGCACCCGTGGAGACCAGCACCATCACGCTCTCCGCGACGGTGCGTAACGCGGGCTCGGCGGCCTCCGGCGCGACGAACGTCAACTTCTACCTGGGCTCCACCCGGGTCGGCACGGCTTCGGTCGGCGGTCTCGCGGCGGGCGCCTCGACAACTGTCAGCGCCAGCATCGGCACCCGGGACTCGGGCAGCTACCCGCTCAGCGCCAAGGTCGACGAGTCGAACACCGTCGTCGAGCAGGACGACACCAACAACAGCTACACGAACCCCAGCCCGCTGGTCGTCGCCGCGGTCGCCAGCTCCGACCTGGTCGCCTCGGCGGTCGCCTGGTCGCCGGGCAACCCGTCGGCGGGCAACACGGTGACCTTCTCCGTGTCCATCCGCAACGCCGGCAACCAGGCATCCGCATCCGGGGCGCACGGCATCACACTGACCGTGCTCAACGAGTCCGGCACCGTGGTCCGTACCCTGACCGGCTCGTACTCCGGCGTGATCAACGCCGGGGCGACGGTCGGCCCGATCAGCCTGGGCACCTGGACCGCCGCGAACGGCAAGTACACCGTCCGGGTGGTGCTCGCCGTGGACGGCAACGAACTGCCGGTGAAGCAGGCGAACAACACGAGTGACCGGCCGCTCTTCGTCGGTCGCGGCGCCAACATGCCGTACGACATGTACGAGGCCGAGGACGGCGTGATCGGCGGCGGCGCCACCGTCGTCGGACCCAACCGGGAGGTCGGGGACCTGGCCGGTGAGGCGTCCGGTCGGCGGGCGGTGACCCTCAACTCGACCGGCAGCTACGTCGAGTTCACCACCCGGGCCAGCACCAACACGCTGGTCACCCGCTTCTCCATCCCGGACGCCGCCGGCGGTGGCGGGATCAACTCGACGCTGAACGTCTACGTCAATGGCACGTTCCACAAGGCCATCGACCTGACGTCCCGGTACGCCTGGCTGTACGGCAACGAGACCAGCCCGGGCAACTCGCCGAGCGCCGGCGGTCCGAGGCACATCTACGACGAAGCCAACGTCATGCTCAACTCCACAGTTCCGGCCGGTAGCAAGATCCGCCTTCAGAAGGACCCGGCCAATACCACCACGTACGCCATCGACTTCATCAACACGGAGCAGGTGGCGCCGATCGCCAACCCGGACCCGGCGCGCTACACCACGCCGACCGGCTTCACCCACCAGGACGTGCAGAACGCCCTGGACCGGGTGCGGATGGACACCACCGGCAACCTGATCGGGGTGTACCTGCCGGCCGGTAACTACTCCACCTCGTCGAAGTTCCAGGTGTACGGCAAGGCGGTCCAGGTGACCGGCGCCGGCCCCTGGTACACCCGGTTCAACGCGCCGTCGGGCCAGGACAACACCGACATCGGCTTCCGGGCCGAGAACTCGGCGGCCAACTCGTCGTTCAAGAACTTCGCGTACTTCGGCAACTACACCTCGCGGATCGACGGTCCGGGCAAGGTGTTCGACTTCTCCAACGTGTCGAACATCGTGATCGACAACATCTGGAACGAGCACATGGTGTGCCTCTACTGGGGCGCGAACACCGACTACATGACGATCAAGAACTCCCGGATCCGGAACATGTTCGCCGACGGCATCAACATGACCAACGGGAGCACCAACAACCTGGTCAGCAACAACGACGCCCGGGCCACCGGCGACGACAGCTTCGCGCTGTTCTCAGCCATCGACGCGGGCGGCGCCGACATGAGGGACAACGTCTAC comes from Micromonospora vinacea and encodes:
- a CDS encoding galactose-binding domain-containing protein; the encoded protein is MSRTGTRRGTPPTGAPTTVPRTARSGHRRLLAGALAGMLLATAPVVTPMASAAPAADRSAAAARVAMLAGLSATMTASSYNQNYVAGNANDGNASTYWESANNAFPQWIQADLGATVSVDRVVLKLPPAADWQTRTQTLSILGSTNGSSFTTLKASAGYTFNPSSGNTATVSFTAASTRYVRVQVTGNTGWPAAQLSEVEVYGATGSTDTQAPSVPGNLAYTQPASGQIRLAWSASTDNVGVTGYDVYANGALRGSVNGSTLTYTDSQADSATVSYQVRAKDAAGNQSANSNTVTRTGTGNPPTGSNLAIGKPITASGFVHTFVATNANDNNVATYWEGNGNPSTLTVQLGANASLSQVVLKLNPDSAWGTRTQNITVLGRDQGSSSFTTLVGAANYTFNPGSGNTVTIPVSGAAADVRLSIASNTGAPAGQVAEFQVFGTPAPNPDLTVTGMSFSPSAPVETSTITLSATVRNAGSAASGATNVNFYLGSTRVGTASVGGLAAGASTTVSASIGTRDSGSYPLSAKVDESNTVVEQDDTNNSYTNPSPLVVAAVASSDLVASAVAWSPGNPSAGNTVTFSVSIRNAGNQASASGAHGITLTVLNESGTVVRTLTGSYSGVINAGATVGPISLGTWTAANGKYTVRVVLAVDGNELPVKQANNTSDRPLFVGRGANMPYDMYEAEDGVIGGGATVVGPNREVGDLAGEASGRRAVTLNSTGSYVEFTTRASTNTLVTRFSIPDAAGGGGINSTLNVYVNGTFHKAIDLTSRYAWLYGNETSPGNSPSAGGPRHIYDEANVMLNSTVPAGSKIRLQKDPANTTTYAIDFINTEQVAPIANPDPARYTTPTGFTHQDVQNALDRVRMDTTGNLIGVYLPAGNYSTSSKFQVYGKAVQVTGAGPWYTRFNAPSGQDNTDIGFRAENSAANSSFKNFAYFGNYTSRIDGPGKVFDFSNVSNIVIDNIWNEHMVCLYWGANTDYMTIKNSRIRNMFADGINMTNGSTNNLVSNNDARATGDDSFALFSAIDAGGADMRDNVYENLTSTLTWRAAGVAVYGGYGNTFRNIYIADTLVYSGITISSLDFGYPMNGFGASPPTRFENISIVRAGGHFWGSQTFPAIWVFSASKVFQGIRVSDVDIIDPTYSGIMFQTNYVGGQPQNPITDTVFTNISISGARKSGDAYDAKSGFAIWANPMPEAGQGPAVGSVTFNNLRLSNNAVDIQNPTTTFTINRN